CTCCTTGATGCCTTGAAAGGACGGCTGGTAGGACGAGTAAAGCGCGTAGATCGATCGCGATACCATGATCCGTGCACGCAAGTTCAGATCGAATTGCGTGGCATCGCGGATCATATGCTCGCGGACGGAAGTGGGATCGTTGGCATCGAACGCCGAGGTCCTAGCCACGATAGCTCCTTCAGCATTGGCATGGCTGGATGCGAAGAAGTGCGAGAGGGGGTGGTCTTCGGCGTTCTTGCGCACTCGCGCTTCAAGCTCTTCCATTCGCAGGGTCTTGTTGGCACGGTAAGCCATGCGAAGCAGTGATGCGAAGAAGCTCGGCGCTTCCAGCTGCTCGTCGATCCACTTGATCCATTCGGTGGCGTCGAACTCGTGTGAATGATGGCCGTAGTGGTCTAAGGATGCGCGTTCGTAATGCGTCAGCTGATCACGCAGGGCTTGAATACGCGTCGGATCCGCCTTCGCGCGGCGCAGGATCGAAATGGCTTCGGTCAGCTGCATGGGTGCCAAGATCGGCTGATGCTGCGCCGACAATTCTGCAGCCCGTGTCATGGCCTCGCCTTGAGCTAACAGCGCCGCATTTGCCTCGCTCCGTTGGCCCAACCGCCAGCGCAGACGGTGAGCCAGCTTGTGCCAGTCAGCCGCTTGCTGAGGCGAGCCCACATCAAGCTCGGCCGCCTTGGCTTCGATCTGCGGAACAATGATCTCGCACGCTTCCCTTGAGCGATCCAGTGCTTCATCGCATAAGCGAAAGACTAGCCCCGGCCAGTTTTACTTAATCGCGTGTGGAACCTCTTTGAGAATGGCGCACCAATATCGTCCCCACAGAGTCTCGTCCCGCTTGGCGTAGACGCGCAACAGCACCAGCCCGCGCCGGATCTCGTCTAGCCCATCGATTGCCCAATCCGAGCCGAAGACGGTAATGGCATAGTCCAGATACGCGTTTGCTGCCAGCTGGCCCAGTCGCCAGTCTGGCGGGATGCTGCCCTCAGCAGAAACAGCCAAGTCCGCGAACCGCGCTCGCACCCAAGGGTGAGGCGCGTCAGCTGCGGCACGCGCCAATAAGGCAATATCGTGTTCTCCCAGGTCCTCCATGGACATACTTCGCCGGCCTTCCATTTGCATAACGGGCCCGAAAGAAGCATGCGATGCGTGTCGCATGTGCATGGAGATGGCACCGCCAAGCACTTGCAGAGCTTGCGATTGGGCCAGTTGCCCAGATTCCTCAAGCTCACGTGCTCGCCCCCAGAACCTAGAGGCAAGCGCCCACTGAAAATGCCGATCCTCAGGTGTTCCCGCCAGCGCCACCCAGTTGATGGCGGCGTAGGTTTCTTCGTCGATAGGTTGTTGAAGGTGGGGCAAGTGCTATTCCTCCATGGCTTACCGCTGCAGGTGGCCGACAAGCAGTTCCCAGAAATACTCAGACGCTCCCTGGGGTGAGAGTTTCTGCTCGCGATCCGCCCCGAAGTTCGCCATGCCAAAGCTCCGCAGGAAGACCGACTGGTCGTCGGCACACACTGTCAGTGTTTCGTTGGTTGTGTTGCTGCCAGTCGCTTCGCCTTGCACATAGTTAATGCCATCCCCAAAGGAGCCCCCTCCAGTGAAGTAGGTGGCCCGTGCCACGTCCTTTCCATCGTGATAGATCGTGGCAAATAAGCGATTGGCATCGATCCGCTTGAACACGCCCTCATACCCTGAATTACGATCGGTCAGCTCAGCTAGCGAATTCTCGATGAATTTGGCGATGTATTCGAAGGCCTCATCCTTGAATCGGTCCTTGTCGCGCTGTGTGAAGTTCTTGGCCAATCGCAGGTTGCTGGATCTAGGACCGGCGGCGGCCGGTGCAGGCGTGGCCGGGGTCGCTAGCTCGGCCGTGCTACCGGCTGAGGCAGTGTCCCGTGGAGCTTGCCAACGCTCCGCTGCCTGCCGGACGGCCTTGGCGACCTGAAGCATGGCCTCGTCAATATCAGGCCATTGCTTGATCGCCTTGCCGTCGCGGGGCACGGCCTGGAGCTTGCCAAAGGGAGTGGAGTGCCAGTCGCATACCCGCAGGATGACCGGGATTACAGTGGCCTCGCCGGCCTCGTGTCTTTCGATTGCTCGCTGCATCTCGATCTCATAGCAATAGTCGGACGCAATGAAATCGGGGCTAACCAGCAGTAGGATGATCCGGTCACGGTTGATATGGTCATCAATAGCTTGCGCGAACTCCTCGCCTGGCCTGATATGGCGATCGTGCCATGTCTCGATAACTCTTTGCCGCTTGAGCGTGGAAAGCTGCTTTTCGATCTGATCGCGCATGGCTTCGTCGGCGTGCGAATAAGAGAAGAAGACGCTGGGAGCTGTCATGTTCCTGATGGGTCCTTTGGAAGACTGTTTGACGAACTTCATGTTCGGTGATCGATCTCGACGATCTACCTAAATCGGCTCAATAGTCGCGGCTGGCAATCCTCTACTTGCTAACTTACCGACCTTGGGCTCTCCTAATGCAATGTAGGTGGCACCCAGTCAGCGAGTCGAAATTTTGCGGGTGGACCAGCGCCCCACCACAAAATGCGGATTTGCATGCGCTTTTCTTATGTCTGCTTATGGCCGGAAGCGGTCAGTTCGCTGATCGCTCAGTTTGCCCTCCACGGGACCCGACTGGCTCAGACCACATCGGCGTCAGGCCACACCGTCACGCTATGCCCCCTCCCCCGCGTCTTCCGCACCTGCATCGGCACCGGTTTCCGCTCTTTCACTGCGCACGCCGATCAGCTTGCCCTGGGCAATGAGGCTGTCGAGCGCGACCTTGAGCGAATCCGGGTCAAGGCTGCCGAAGCCCTAGTCGAGTAAGAAGCGTCCATGCGGGTCTTGTGTCCTACGGCAACCGAGTGGGATCAATCAGCCGCTCGCGCGCGGGCCTGGGGGCAATCGGTGCGCACTGACGTTCGATCATGCGTCGCACGGCAGGCGCATCGCGACCGCAGTGGAGTGTCCGGAGGCGCTCGGATATGGCCGCGTCGTGGTGGGTCATGCGACTGTTGTGGCGCACGTAGTCGAGCCACGTAGGCGTCTCGTAACGCTCGATCCATATCTCGGGGTCGGCGAGATCGCGCAGCAGCGTCCAATTACGCGCCCCATCGCGGCGCCGGACGCGACGTCGCTCGACCATCGCTCCCATGAACTCCCCGAGATCCGCCTCACGAATCGCGTATTCGATCGTGATCACGACCGGACCCGTTCGCCCGTCGACGGGGACCACCGTGCTCGGCTCTTTCCACAGGTGCAGCAGATCGAGATTGAGTTCCTTCGTTTGCGCCACCGGCCACCAGCGCCCCAACGCCGCGCCGCCGAGCATGACGACGGATGCCGCCAGCAGTGCCAGGGTGACGCTCGTGCTTGCCGCGACTTCACCCCACAGCCAGCTGCCGCTCGCCAGGCCGCCAAAAGCCGCCATCTGGTAGATCGACAGCGCGCGCGCAACCACCCACCGTGGCGCCGACATCTGCACGGCGACGTTGAACGTGGCGAGCGCCAACAGCCAACCGGCTCCGGCCACAAGCAACGCCGCCATCGTCACCAGCAGATGCGTACTGACAGCAGCGATCGCTCCAGCGACGGCAAACGCGACACTGGTCCAGCCCACGATGGCCCCTGTCGACATCCGCTGGCGCAGCTTCGCGTTTCCTACGGCGCCTGCAACCGCGCCCACGCCAAACGCACCGAGCAGCAGGCCATACGTGAGCGGTCCGCCGCCGAGCCTGTCCTTGGCGAGCAGCGGCATGAGCGCCATGAGTCCGCTTGCCGCGATACAGAACACCGCGCTGCGCACCAGAACCGTGCGAATGGCGGGCGATCCGGCGACAAAACGGACGCCCGCGCCCATGGCGATGCCGAGCGTTTCCCGCGGCAGCGTCCGCGGGTTCGCGGGTGGACGCCAGCGCAGCAGCACGACGATCAGTCCGATGTTGCTGACCGCGCTCACCGCGAACGCCGCAGCGGCACCGGCGGCCGCAACGATGGCACCGCCGATGGCAGGTCCCGCGCTGCGGGCAATGTTGAAACCCATGCTGTTGAGCGCCACCGCGCCCGGCAACTCTGCCCGCGGCACCATGTCCCCGACGGACGCCTGCCACGCCGGCCCGTTGAAGGCGCTGCCGCAGCCCATCAGGAAAGTGAAAATCAGCAGCAGCCACGGCGTGATCCATCCGCTCCATGCGAATCCTGCCAGCGTGGCCGACACAATCAGCATGAAGGCCTGCGCGGCAAGCATCACCTTGCGTCGATCGAGATTGTCGGCGACCGCCCCGGCGACCAATGAGAACAACGTGATCGGCAAATAGACCGACGCCAGCACCAGCGCGACCATATCGGCCGATGGGGCGATCGCGATCATCAGCCAGGAAGCGCCGACCGACTGGATGAGTACGCCAAGGTTGCTGACCGTGCTGGCGGCCCATACCCCACGGAACACCGGGTAACGCAATGGCGACAGCGCCGAGGGGGCTTGCTCGTTGTGCACGGAGCCGGATTCGTCTGGTGTCATTCAGGTCGGCTTCTGGGAATGGATCTGCGTCCGTAGCGTAGCAGCGCGGGCATGCCCGCCCGGCCGCTTAATGTCAGGGGCATACCACCGCGCTATGCCCCATCCCGCGCGTCTTGCGCACCTGGATCTGCACCGGGATGCGCTCTTTCACCGCATCCACATGGCTGATCACGCCGATGAGCTTGCCCTGGGCATTGAGGCTGTCGAGCGCGTCCAAGGCGACGTCGAGTGAGTCCGGGTCCAGGCTGCCGAAGCCTTCGTCGAGGAAGAACGAGTCGATCCGGGTCTTGTGGCTGACCAGATCCGACAGGCCCAGTGCCAGCGCGAGGCTGACCAGGAAACTTTCGCCGCCGGACAGGGTGCGGGTGTCGCGCCGGGCGTCGGCCTGCCAGGTGTCGAGCACGCTCAGGGCCAAGCCTTTGCCGTCGCGGGCCAGCAGGTAGCGGCCGCCGTCGAGCCGCTGCAGGTGCTGGTTGGCCAGACGCACCAGCTGGTCCAGGGTCAGCCCCTGGGCGAAGGTGCGGAACCTGTCGCCCTGCGCCGAGCCGATCAGGCCATTGAGGTGCTGCCATTCCTCCAGCCGGTCGCCGGCCTCGGCGATCTGCGTGTGCAGCGCCTGCAGGCCGCTGCGCTGGGCCTGATCCAGCGCGAGCTGGGTACGGATCTGCGTGGCCTGATCGCGCGCCTGCTCCACGGCGGCTTCGCTGGTCTGTGCGTCCGCAATGAGTTGCGCCAGATCCGCGTCGCTGCGGGGCGTGGCCTGCAGTTCGTCGCATCGCTCACGCAGTTGCGTGGCACGGCTGCGGATATCGGCGAGTGTCTGGGTCAGCGCGTCCTGCTCGGACTGCAACTGCTCGCGTTCCTCGGGCGGCAGCCGCGCGGCCAACAGCGCGTCGTGGTTGGCGAAGCCGTGCTGCTGGAGCGCCGATTCGAGCTGGGTTGTGGTGTGGGCGAGATCCTGCGAACGGCTTTCCAACAACATCTCAGCCCCGTGCAGGGCGGAGGCGGCGTGATGCACCTGCTGCTGCACCTGCTCCAGTTCCGCGACGGCGCGGCGTAGTGCGGCGGCGGGCTCGGCTGCCGGTGCGAGCGCCTCACCGGGTGTTCCGGCATGGGGGCTCTTCTCCCAGCGCTGCTGCCAATGCTCGCCCTGCTCGCCCGCCTGCTTTGCTTTGCTGCGGTGCTCGACCAGCGCGTGTTGCAGGCGCTGCAGTTCGGCATCGCGTTGGCGCCATTGCGACCACTCGTGCTCGCGCTCGCTCAGCCATGCTTCCGCATCGGCGGGCAGCGCGCGGTCCGGCAGGTCGGCGGACAGCTGCTGGCGCAGGCGCTCGGCTTCGCTGACGGCGGCATCGTGGCGCTCACGCTGCTCCTGCTCACGGCCCGCGGCCATCGTCAGCGATTCGCGCAGGCCCTCAAGCCTGGTGTCGTGGTGCGCCAACGCCAGTTGCTGTTCGTCGCGTTGCTTGTTCGCGACCTGCACGGCGGCATGCAATTGCTCCAGCTTGGCGACGTGCTCGCTGGCCTGTTTGCCCTGCATGCCGACGGCGGTGAGTTCGACGGCCAACGCCGACTGCTCGTCGCCGTCGGCAAGGGTGAGCCGCAGCGCGGCGCAGCGTGACGCCCAGTTGTCGGCGAGCGTGGCGCTTTGCGCGTCCAATGCCTGCAGATGGTGATCGGTACGGGTCAGGTCGGCTTGCCTGGACGCATGCTGGACCTCACTGCGCCGGTGACGCTCGCTGGCCTGCTGGAGCTGCAACTCGGCCTCGCTGGCATCGGCCTGCGACTGGCTGGGGTCGAGCTGCCGGTACTCGTCGATGGCCGGGTGCTCGGTGGCGCCGCACAGCGGGCACGCCTGCCCGTCTTCCAGGGCCGCGCGGTGGCCGGCCAGGTCCATGATCTGGCGCTCCAGCGCGACGATGCGCTGGCGATCCTGCAGGGTGGTCTTGGCGCCGTCCAGTTCCGACTGCGCCTTTGCCAGTTGCTCGGCGTCGCTGACGAGCATGGCCTTCAACGCTTCCAATCGCGCCTGTTCGTCACTGATCTGCGTGCGCAGCGTTTGCCGCTGTTCGACCAGCGGCGACAGGTCGCGCAAGGCGGCGTATCGCTCGCGCAGGCCGTCGCGCGCCGCGCGCAGTGCTTCCACGCTGGTGCCGGCGCTGGCGGTCGCGAACTGCACGGTGTCCGCGTCGACCTGCGCGCTGGCCTCAGCCAGGGCCGTCGCCAGCCCTGCCCGCTCCTCTTCGCCGGACCTGAGCAACGCTTGGGATTGCTCGTGCCTGGCGGACGCGTCGGCGAGCGCTTGCCTGGCCTGCGCTTCCTGTTGGGTGGCGGTCTGCAGTTGGGCGAATCCGGCGCGCCATCCCGGCAGTTTCTCGCCGAGTTGCGCATGCGCGCTCAAACCCGTCTGGGTGGACTGCAATTGGTCAAAGCGCTGCTGGTCGGTCTGCAGCGCCAGCGCGCTGGCCTGCGCGCACTGTCGGGCCAGTTGCAGGCATTGCCACAGGCCGTTGCGCTCCAACCCCAGCTGCTCGGCGTGCTGTTGCTGCGCCTGCTCACGGTTGGTCTTTGCGTCGGCAACGCCCTGGGTCGCCTTCTGCCACTGGCTGTAGGGCGGCCACGCCGCCTCCGCAGGTTGGGACCGTTGCAGGCGCTCACGCGCCGGGGCGGCGGCGTTCAGTGCGTCCTGCGCGGCGCGCTCCTGATCGTCAACGGCGCGCAGCTGCGCCTGCACCTTGTCCAATTCCTGCCGCCACGCCAGCGCGTCGCGGCTGCGCTGCCGCGCGACCACCAGACGCTCCACGTCTTCGGTCACGGCTTGCAGCTGTTCCTGCATTGCGGCGAGCGCGTCCTCTGACAGCAGTTGCACGCCGCCGGCCGTCGCCTGCAGCTGGTCGACCTCGCGCTTGATCCGGTCGGTCTGCGCGTACACCCGCTGCGAGATGTCGCTGTAGATATCGGTGCCGGTCAGCTGCTCCAGCAGCTCGGCGCGCTCGTTGTCCTTGCTGTGCAGGAAGCTCGCGAACTCGCCCTGCGCGAGCAGGACCGAGCGCGTGAAGCGGTCGAAATCCAGCCCGGTGCGGGCCTCGGTTTCGTCCAGTTTTTCCTTGATCGAGGTGGTGATGATGCTGCCGTCGGCCAGCGCCAGCTCGACCTGCGGCGCCTGCAGCTTGCCGCCCGCCTTGCCATGCGCACGCCGCTGCGACCAGAACGCGCGGTAGCGCTGGCCACGGCTCTCGAACTCCACCTCGGCCAGGCAGTCGGCGGTGTGCTCGGTCATCAGCGGATTCTGCGAGGCCGAGATCGTGGCCATGCGCGGGGTGCGATGGAACAGCGCCAGACAGATCGCGTCCAGCAGCGTGGTCTTGCCGGCACCGGTAGGCCCGGTGATCGCGAACAGCCCGTCTGCAAACGCGGGGGCAGTGAAGTCGATCGCGGTCTCGCCCTTGAGCGAGTTGAGGTTCTTCAGGCGCAGCGAGAGGATCTTCATGCCGGCTCCCCGCCTTCGATGTCGGCCAGCACCTCATCGAAACACGCGTGCAGCCGTTCAATCCGCACGTCCGACAGGTCCTGTTCCTGGGCCAGGCGCTGGGCGAACACCTCACGCGGCTGCAGTTCATCCAGGTGCTGGCCGTCGGCGGCATCGATCACCGCGCCGGCGAGGCTGCGCTTGCGGCGGATGCGCAACACCTCCAGCGGCAGCGCTTCGACCAGCTCGGCGACCCGGTTCTGCAGGTCGGGCAGGTAGTCATCCGCCTCGACCATGACCTCGACCCAGCCGAGCCCGCCGTCCGGCACTTCGGCGGCGATGGCGGCCAGTTGCGGCGGCAGGCGGGCGAGCGTGCCGGCCACCCGCCCCAGCACGCGGAAGCGCGGCACCGGCAATGGTGTGACCTCATGCAACTGCTCGCCCCGCAGCTCGACCAGCAACACCTGCTTGGCCTGGCCGATCTCGTCAAAGCTGAGCGGAATCGGCGAGCCGCTGTAGCGGATGTGGTCCAGCCCGCCGACCTTCTGCGGCTGGTGGATATGCCCCAGCGCGATGTAGGCCGCCGGCGGAAACGCACTGGTGGGAAAGGCGTTGAGCGAGCCGACATAGATCTCGCGCACCGAGTCGCTGGTGCTGGCGCCCACGGTGGTCAGGTGGCCGCTGGCGACGATCGGCAGAGGCTCGCCGGCGGCGTCGCGTATGGCGACGGCGGCCTCGTGGATGCGCGCGTAGTGGGAGGCGATGCCGTCCATCATCGCGCCGCGCTTGTCCTCGGCGCTCTGCCCGGCCTCGCTGCGGGAGACATCGCGCGAGCGGATGAAGGGCACCGCGCACAGGATCATCCCCGGACCGCCATCGCGGCCCGGGATCCGGTACACGTGCTCCTCCGGCGACTGCATCAGCGTTGGCACCACCAGCGTGTCCAGCCGCGCCAGCAGGCCGCGCGATTCGGCCAGCATCGCCGGTGAGTCGTGATTGCCGCCCAGCACGATCAGTCGCGCGCCCGCATCACGGATGCCGACAATGAAGCGGTTGTACTGCTCGCGCGCGTAGCTGGGCGGCGTGCCGGTATCGAACACATCACCGGCGACCAACACCGCATCCACGCGATGCTCCTGCACCTGCACGACCAGCCAGTCCAGGAACGCCGC
The genomic region above belongs to Lysobacter avium and contains:
- a CDS encoding DUF4209 domain-containing protein, whose protein sequence is MQLTEAISILRRAKADPTRIQALRDQLTHYERASLDHYGHHSHEFDATEWIKWIDEQLEAPSFFASLLRMAYRANKTLRMEELEARVRKNAEDHPLSHFFASSHANAEGAIVARTSAFDANDPTSVREHMIRDATQFDLNLRARIMVSRSIYALYSSYQPSFQGIKEIVETSIVAPDAQSETLARGLFAGFTADWLGASAYLIPAMEPFVRHQLKRVGAHTMALDEHGVQHEKTLGELLSTPETEAFFGKDLVFELQVHLVEQAGFNLRNKYCHGLMSDDALESAGIMSLWWLLWRMILFPWHEHPAVLAPTPTCEGDALPNRETSTPVDQDNV
- a CDS encoding DUF7380 domain-containing protein, whose protein sequence is MPHLQQPIDEETYAAINWVALAGTPEDRHFQWALASRFWGRARELEESGQLAQSQALQVLGGAISMHMRHASHASFGPVMQMEGRRSMSMEDLGEHDIALLARAAADAPHPWVRARFADLAVSAEGSIPPDWRLGQLAANAYLDYAITVFGSDWAIDGLDEIRRGLVLLRVYAKRDETLWGRYWCAILKEVPHAIK
- a CDS encoding toll/interleukin-1 receptor domain-containing protein — its product is MKFVKQSSKGPIRNMTAPSVFFSYSHADEAMRDQIEKQLSTLKRQRVIETWHDRHIRPGEEFAQAIDDHINRDRIILLLVSPDFIASDYCYEIEMQRAIERHEAGEATVIPVILRVCDWHSTPFGKLQAVPRDGKAIKQWPDIDEAMLQVAKAVRQAAERWQAPRDTASAGSTAELATPATPAPAAAGPRSSNLRLAKNFTQRDKDRFKDEAFEYIAKFIENSLAELTDRNSGYEGVFKRIDANRLFATIYHDGKDVARATYFTGGGSFGDGINYVQGEATGSNTTNETLTVCADDQSVFLRSFGMANFGADREQKLSPQGASEYFWELLVGHLQR
- a CDS encoding MFS transporter, with product MTPDESGSVHNEQAPSALSPLRYPVFRGVWAASTVSNLGVLIQSVGASWLMIAIAPSADMVALVLASVYLPITLFSLVAGAVADNLDRRKVMLAAQAFMLIVSATLAGFAWSGWITPWLLLIFTFLMGCGSAFNGPAWQASVGDMVPRAELPGAVALNSMGFNIARSAGPAIGGAIVAAAGAAAAFAVSAVSNIGLIVVLLRWRPPANPRTLPRETLGIAMGAGVRFVAGSPAIRTVLVRSAVFCIAASGLMALMPLLAKDRLGGGPLTYGLLLGAFGVGAVAGAVGNAKLRQRMSTGAIVGWTSVAFAVAGAIAAVSTHLLVTMAALLVAGAGWLLALATFNVAVQMSAPRWVVARALSIYQMAAFGGLASGSWLWGEVAASTSVTLALLAASVVMLGGAALGRWWPVAQTKELNLDLLHLWKEPSTVVPVDGRTGPVVITIEYAIREADLGEFMGAMVERRRVRRRDGARNWTLLRDLADPEIWIERYETPTWLDYVRHNSRMTHHDAAISERLRTLHCGRDAPAVRRMIERQCAPIAPRPARERLIDPTRLP
- a CDS encoding AAA family ATPase, with product MKILSLRLKNLNSLKGETAIDFTAPAFADGLFAITGPTGAGKTTLLDAICLALFHRTPRMATISASQNPLMTEHTADCLAEVEFESRGQRYRAFWSQRRAHGKAGGKLQAPQVELALADGSIITTSIKEKLDETEARTGLDFDRFTRSVLLAQGEFASFLHSKDNERAELLEQLTGTDIYSDISQRVYAQTDRIKREVDQLQATAGGVQLLSEDALAAMQEQLQAVTEDVERLVVARQRSRDALAWRQELDKVQAQLRAVDDQERAAQDALNAAAPARERLQRSQPAEAAWPPYSQWQKATQGVADAKTNREQAQQQHAEQLGLERNGLWQCLQLARQCAQASALALQTDQQRFDQLQSTQTGLSAHAQLGEKLPGWRAGFAQLQTATQQEAQARQALADASARHEQSQALLRSGEEERAGLATALAEASAQVDADTVQFATASAGTSVEALRAARDGLRERYAALRDLSPLVEQRQTLRTQISDEQARLEALKAMLVSDAEQLAKAQSELDGAKTTLQDRQRIVALERQIMDLAGHRAALEDGQACPLCGATEHPAIDEYRQLDPSQSQADASEAELQLQQASERHRRSEVQHASRQADLTRTDHHLQALDAQSATLADNWASRCAALRLTLADGDEQSALAVELTAVGMQGKQASEHVAKLEQLHAAVQVANKQRDEQQLALAHHDTRLEGLRESLTMAAGREQEQRERHDAAVSEAERLRQQLSADLPDRALPADAEAWLSEREHEWSQWRQRDAELQRLQHALVEHRSKAKQAGEQGEHWQQRWEKSPHAGTPGEALAPAAEPAAALRRAVAELEQVQQQVHHAASALHGAEMLLESRSQDLAHTTTQLESALQQHGFANHDALLAARLPPEEREQLQSEQDALTQTLADIRSRATQLRERCDELQATPRSDADLAQLIADAQTSEAAVEQARDQATQIRTQLALDQAQRSGLQALHTQIAEAGDRLEEWQHLNGLIGSAQGDRFRTFAQGLTLDQLVRLANQHLQRLDGGRYLLARDGKGLALSVLDTWQADARRDTRTLSGGESFLVSLALALGLSDLVSHKTRIDSFFLDEGFGSLDPDSLDVALDALDSLNAQGKLIGVISHVDAVKERIPVQIQVRKTRGMGHSAVVCP
- the sbcD gene encoding exonuclease subunit SbcD — translated: MRLLHTSDLHLGQNFLGQSREAEHAAFLDWLVVQVQEHRVDAVLVAGDVFDTGTPPSYAREQYNRFIVGIRDAGARLIVLGGNHDSPAMLAESRGLLARLDTLVVPTLMQSPEEHVYRIPGRDGGPGMILCAVPFIRSRDVSRSEAGQSAEDKRGAMMDGIASHYARIHEAAVAIRDAAGEPLPIVASGHLTTVGASTSDSVREIYVGSLNAFPTSAFPPAAYIALGHIHQPQKVGGLDHIRYSGSPIPLSFDEIGQAKQVLLVELRGEQLHEVTPLPVPRFRVLGRVAGTLARLPPQLAAIAAEVPDGGLGWVEVMVEADDYLPDLQNRVAELVEALPLEVLRIRRKRSLAGAVIDAADGQHLDELQPREVFAQRLAQEQDLSDVRIERLHACFDEVLADIEGGEPA